The following is a genomic window from Candidatus Zixiibacteriota bacterium.
CAGATTGCTGACAATCCCTTCCCGACGACATAACTCCGCGACGCTCGCTTTCCCTTTAAGACCATCCAGAACGATCCGGATCTTCTCCTCAGACGTAAACTTCCGCCGAGTCTGCCGCCGGATATCCTTCACCACAGCTTCTGGATTCTGACTCTGCTTCCCACTCATCGGACACTCCTTTCGTTAAGACCAACATACTAAAACTACGTCTTAACCAAAAGCAACCCCGTGTCCGACTTTAGCTGAACCGACACACGCGCGACAGAATCGAAAATTCTATAGTTGCGATATCCAGAGCCTATTTCAACCTTGTGCTGCAGATGCAACTCATGGAAATAGCCCGCGAGACGCAGGGTATCTCCGAAACGCGTCTGGAGAGGGAACGCATTCGAAATCAGCTCGGCGGAGCATCTTCGACCGATTTCCTGAACGCGCAGGTCTCCTTCAACAATGATCAGTCTGATCTTTTGGATCGGGAACTACGGATGTCTATCGCAAGAGAGGAACTCAATGTACTGCTGGGACAGGACCCTGCAACGATTTTCACCGTTAGTCAGGAGATAGCCATCCCGGAGCTCTCTGTGGACTTTGAACAGGTTCGTGATCTGGCAATCGAAAGAAACAGCAGCCTCAGAAGTGCTCAGCTTGCGAAGAAAGTAGCTGATCGAAACGTGCAAACCGCATATTCGCCGTTTATGCCAAAACTCTCGCTGCAGGCAAATTACGGATACAGCGATCAGACTAACAACAGCAAAGCGGGTCAATATCCCGGTCATAATATCGGCACAAAGACCACGACCGGCACCGTTGGACTCTCTCTCTCTCATTTAACCTGTTCAATGGTCGCCGCGACAAGATCGACCTGCAAAACGCAAGAATCGAGGCAACAAACCAGGCTTTGGCACTGGCCGATGCGAAAAACAGGCTGATTGCACTCGTGCAGGAGATATATGACACATATGTGCTTCGACGAGAGATCATCGCCCTGGAAGAGCAGAACATCAAGGCTGCAAGACAGAACCTTGATCTGCAAAGAGAACGCCATGAACTGGGTGTTGCCAACTCGTTGGAATTCCGGGATGCTCAGCAGAACTCAGCCCGCGCAAGGACATCATTGATTACCGCTCGCTATCAGGCTCGCATATCGCGGCTGGAGATTGATCGCCTGATTGGGATGATCGATATCGAACGATAGCGTAGCCTGCTGACGTAATGCCGGCAATCCAAACCGGTGCGCAGAATCCTACTACAATTGAGCAGTCCGATTGCTGATCGGGTCATGATATGATTGCAGATGCAGCATCTTGACATATATTATCAGAGATGCTGCGCAAGAAACGAATGAAGAAAGATGGAAGGCCCATGCCTGCCCGTGGGCTGAGGCTCCCTCGGAAAAAGAAATTCGAGCCGATGCTGGAAACAGAGGCTGGCGTGAAAGTACGCTCGAAGTACGAGCAGAAATGTGTGGAACTCTTGACGAAGCACGGCATACGATTTCAATATGAGCCGCTGATACTTCTTGATGGGCACAAGTACCGCCCAGATTTCTATCTGCCCGATTACAATCTATTCGTCGAAATCTGCGGATTTCGCCACATGCCGTTCTATACCGATCGCCAATCCCACAAAGAACAGATATACGACAAACGCCAATTGAATTCCATCTTTATCAACTACAATGGCAAAGGATCGCTGGATGAGTTACTGAGAACTGAGCTGGAAAAAGCGGGAGTCGACTTCGTAGCAGGTCAGGAATAAGACTTCACGCCTATTCAGGAGCTATGTTATCTTAATCACATCAGCACCGGTTGAGAATCTAGTACAGCCCTGCGATCGGATCGCGATTTCTGTTGAATATTCTTTCCTGATGTCTGTAATTGAGGCAAAAAGGAGGATAATATGCCTTTCTGTCCAAAATGCAAGTACGAGTACAAAGCGAATATCGACGAATGCCCGGATTGCGGTGAAGAGTTGGTCGATTCGCTTTCGGAACACAGCGACTTTGAAGATGAAGAAGTCGATTCGGATGAAGAGTGGATTGCGCTTGCAAAGCTGACATCTAACCAGTATGCCGACATGGTCGTCGAAGCGCTGCAGGCCAAGGACATTCCGGCTATTGTCCATTCCAAAACCGGACACTTCGGTTCGATAGGCACAATGGGACCATCCTCATACGTTTCGGCGGGAGATGGTTACTTGATCATGGTGCCGAGAGAGTTCGCTGAACTCGCCAACGAGGAAGCTGGAATCATTCTCGGTGACGTCTGGACAAAATCGCGGCTCAAAGACTCGTTCAGCGATTGAGTTCCGGTGAACATGCTTCACAGAAAACAGCAAGCCCATCCTGCAACCAGGATGGGCTTCTGACAAATGTATCTTAGACACAGCCTCTACATATCGAACTTACCGCTGTACTTGTCCGTATGTTTCGGACTAACCCTCAAGTGATACTGACTCGCCCAGGCTTCCATCCCATCTTCGGCATAAGGAGCAACATCCTCCGCGTACGGAAAATCGAGATCCACTGCCGCTTCAAGGAAGAAGTAAGTCCATGCACCCTGCTGTAAGTCGGGCGCATCGTAGGAATTCGTCCGATTGGATGCGGTCGCCATGAATGTACCGGTCTGCGCGTCCGAATGGAAGTCGCCGATCACACAGGCATCCAATGTCACCAGGTTCTTGGAGCAGTTGGCGCTATTGAAGATACTCATCACGTATCCGTGGGTCACATAATACAGATCCGTCGAGATGATGCTCGATCCGTATCCCGGAGCCTTCGCGCCGTGACCGGAGTAACAGAACGCGATCTCATCACCCGGAGCGGCCTGATTTACCAGCCACTGCAAACCTGCGGTGATAGCATCAGCCGTCGCGTTACGATCGAGATCCATCTGGACTGAGAATCCCTGGCTGATAAGAAAACTCTTCATGTCTCTGGCATCGTCATCGCAGAACTGGAGGTCGTTTACAGTCCCCTCGTAATCAGAGATGCCCACAACATAAGCGTATTTGTGCGCAGGATTCGGATTCGGGTCGGCCGATCCCGTATCTGGTGGTGGTGGCGGGGGCTTCTTCCACATTACTTGATCGGTGGATGGCTGCATAATGAAGGTTGCAATCACATCTGCAGGCCTGGTGTCGATAAATTCAGGTCTCGCCTCGAGTTTGATCGCTGTTTCCCCGCCTGAGCTCGTAGTTGGCGTCTCACTGCACGCCAGCATCAGCAGCAGGCAGCATAGGATGGCGACCAGCGTTAAGAGCTTTCGCATTTTCTCCTCCTCGTGCTGGATTCGGATGGTTTTGAGAATGTCTAATACATTTTAATTTAATCACAAAAATCGGAGAAGCAAGAGAAAAATACCGCACGCTTCCCGCACACAGCCGACGTGAATTCGCAGACGGATTCAGCGAATGTAATCCGACAGACATGTCATGTTATCAGCGTATGTTCAGCCCCTCTCGCGAGAAATTGTGACATGTGCAGACTGAAGTGATATCGCCGCAGTGATATCGTACCATGCTTGCCGCTGCTTTAGGCATTATAATCGACATTGTGTCGTGATCGGAAGCAAAGCTGGTGGGCATGATAAGTGTCAGGAGCGTTCGTCATATGGGCCTGTGTCACTGCTCGCAATTGTTGACAATATTAGTCTCAATAGTTAGATTTACGCCGAGATGCAATTCATATTATCAGCCAACAGGAACTGACGGATGCACATGCACACCGCTGACCGTCTGAAACACTCCCACCGTTTTCACTCTGACAATCGCAAAGGTGAGCGCGGTACTTATCGAGTCATTGTCCTCACCGGAATAATGATGATTATTGAGATCATCGCCGGACTCCTGACGAACTCGATGGCCCTGCTTGCTGACGGGTGGCACATGTGCACACACATGGCTGCGCTCGGAATAGCTGCATTCGCATACTATCTGGCGCGGCGCCATGCCGACGACAAGCGGTACTCTTTTGGAACGGGTAAAATAGGCACTCTTGGTGGTTTCGCGAGCGCAGTGTTCCTGGCAGTGGTCGCTCTTCTAATGGCAGGTGAATCTATCCACCGATTCTTCAGTCCGTTGGAGATAGATTTCAATATGGCTCTCCTGGTTGCCGCATCCGGATTGATCGTTAATCTTGTCAGCGCAGGTATGCTGAAAGACCACAGTCATGATGGTCACCACGATCACAATCTAAAGGCTGCATATCTGCATGTACTTGCCGACGCCCTTACATCCGTTACTGCGATAGTGGCGCTGCTGGCGGGGAAGCTGCTGGGATGGGTTTGGATGGATCCGATCATGGGTATTGTCGGAGCGGCGGTGATATGTGTGTGGTCCTACGGTCTCCTCCGACAAACAGGCGCAATTTTGCTGGATAGACAGGCTGATCCCAAAACAATTTCGCGAATTCGAGAGATTCTCGAGTGCGATTCGGAATGCCGCATAGCTGACCTGCACATCTGGCGCGTCGGTTCACACCATCTCTCAGCAATAGTGTGCATCGTGACACATTCTCCGAAACCGCCCGCTTACTACAAGGACCTCCTCTGCGAGATTCCTGACCTTGACCATATCGCAGTTGAGGTAAATGCCTGCTCGCAAGAAATTTACGCTAAAGACAAGCAGTGATTAGTCGATCCATGAAACAGTGAGAGAATTGCCATTTGGCAATCATTCCGTCGTCGCAAGAACTGTGGTTACACAGAAGCGCCGGAGATACCCCGATAGCCATCCAGATGTACGTTTCCGTAGCCATTTGAATGGTTGTTCGACATGAGGAGCGATCCATCTTTTGCTTGACAAAAGAAGAGTGCAGGCCTATTTTAGTACCAGACGAAACGCATGAGTTTGTTCCTTTCTTTGTCACACGGGTGAGACAACAGTATTTTGAGGAGAAGTTATGATTAGCAGCAGAACAGTAGTAGTTGTATTTGCTCTCGCAGTTCTGGGAATGTGGTTCGCGCAACCGCTGATGTCCGACGCATTAGCCCTTGATACCAGTTGTGAATTCCATGAGTCGTCAGGATATATCGTTTACTCAGTTACTGACGGCGCCAGTCAGGAGTATACCGCCCAGTCGACCGTTGAAGGTGATATTCAGCTCGCCGGTACACCACCTTCGCTGACCGGCCCGGCCGACATCGACAGTGTCGAAGTCACATGCCTGAATGCCAACGGTAGTGGCAACGTTCACCTGGAAATATGCGCACTTCCAGTTTGTTATGGCATATACGATTTAAGCTTCAAGACCCACAGCGACTGTACGTTCTTTGAGGTTGCCTTCATCCCGTCGATGTCTGGATGGGGACTGATTCTGTTATTTGTTGCATTGGTTGCTACAGGAGCGTACGTTATTCGCAGAAGACGCGTGGTCGCATAAGAAAGATATTTCTCGATCAAGCCGGTTAAAGGCTTGTTAAATTGTCATACAGAGTTTTTTCAAGACGAATCGGGATTGGGTTAAGCCAGTCCCGATTTTTCTGTGTGCGATCCGCATCGCGAACGAAGGAAATCAGCCTCCGATCCCTTCCCAAGGAGTTGGTCATCCCCCCTGCGATAATCACGAACCTGCGGGTAACATTGGCTGCATGGAAGTGAATTTGGAGAGTGACGTCAGTAGTCCAGGATTCCTGCGATTCTGATCTATGGGGCTTCGGTGCTATTCGTCACCGTGTTTGCTCGTATCCGGTGCCGTGATCGGGGATTCATTCTGATCCAACTGCCCGGTTTCGAGAATCGGCGCGGCATCAAAGTCATTGACCTCCATCAAGTCGACGATTCGCCTGAGGGAAAGCGCAATGGTTGCCTGCTCCAAATCGCTGAGCTTGCTGAGTGCGCGGGCCAATCCGTCCTGCAGTGGAGAAGGAGCATTGCGGGCTAGCCGCATGCCGCTCTCGGTAGCGACTACATTCACCTGCCTGCGGTCTTTCTTGTCCCGCGTACGATGGATTAGCTCTTTCTTTTCCAGACGGTCCAGAATTCCCACCATAGTGCTGGAACTCAAGTGGACTGATTTGGCTAACGCGGTCGCGGTCAACGGGCCTTTCTCGACAATTGCCAATAGACATATAAGTTGAGGTCCTGTAATCTGATGCTGTGACTTGAGTTTCCCTGAGTAAATGTCGACAGCTCTGATGATCCGACGCAATGAACGAAGTATGTGAAGGTCGAATCTGTTTTCTTGCATATCGCCTTCTGCATTGGGTGAGTCCGAATCCTGCCCAGACTGGACGGCTGTCATCGATTCCTTAGACGCTTCATTCGTCTCAACGCCCGATTTCCATTCCCCACTGTCCGAGACTTCAGCCATTTCCTGACTCCCTAAGCCAATTGCTAACAAAAGTGATATTTGCTTCTAGTAGCAATGATTTCAAGTCAAGGTATACTAATAAACTGATCCGAAAAATCAAGGGGGAAATGGCATTCGAGGGGGCTTGAAGGAAATAGCCACTAAGTGCTTATGGGGTAGGCACGTCAGATTGCTGGTATGTGTGTTGTGGTCTATTAATGCTGCTGGTAGCGCCAAAGAGAGCTGGAGATGAGCAAGAAAAATCCTTGACACTGCGGGGTCTACCTATTAATTACACCAATAATGATTTGAGCACTAACGATTATTCAGTGTAGTTAGTATCATTTAATGTCTTAGCTCAAACTACTGAATCAGGGAGATGTTCCTTCATCCTAAGAGGAGCGAGAGAAAGGCAAGAAGACAATGAATGACGCGGTTACAGACAGCACGACATCATCAAAACTCGAAATACATAAGCTACTTAGCCTTGGTGACTTTCCTTCCTGGCTGGATCCGGAGCAGTTGGCGGCTTTCCTTCATGATAGTCTAAAACCCTATCAAGACACGTTGCCAGATATAGAGCAGGGAATTGCTGACGCGCTCAAACCTCGAATGGGCGAACCCGGTTTCATTCTTGTGGCTGAATTGAACCGGAAACCGGTTGGAGCGCTCGTCATGCTTCGGACCGGTATGAAAGGCTATATACCTGAAAATCTTCTGCTCTGGGTTGCGGTAGATAGTTCTGTACGGGGCAAGGGTGTCGGAAGCCAAATAATCCGTCGGGCATTCGACGAAGCTGACGGCGATGTGAAGCTT
Proteins encoded in this region:
- a CDS encoding GNAT family N-acetyltransferase, yielding MNDAVTDSTTSSKLEIHKLLSLGDFPSWLDPEQLAAFLHDSLKPYQDTLPDIEQGIADALKPRMGEPGFILVAELNRKPVGALVMLRTGMKGYIPENLLLWVAVDSSVRGKGVGSQIIRRAFDEADGDVKLHVEYDNPAKRLYERLGMTNKYAEMRYRK
- a CDS encoding TolC family protein — translated: MALADAKNRLIALVQEIYDTYVLRREIIALEEQNIKAARQNLDLQRERHELGVANSLEFRDAQQNSARARTSLITARYQARISRLEIDRLIGMIDIER
- a CDS encoding MarR family transcriptional regulator — protein: MQENRFDLHILRSLRRIIRAVDIYSGKLKSQHQITGPQLICLLAIVEKGPLTATALAKSVHLSSSTMVGILDRLEKKELIHRTRDKKDRRQVNVVATESGMRLARNAPSPLQDGLARALSKLSDLEQATIALSLRRIVDLMEVNDFDAAPILETGQLDQNESPITAPDTSKHGDE
- a CDS encoding TolC family protein encodes the protein MEIARETQGISETRLERERIRNQLGGASSTDFLNAQVSFNNDQSDLLDRELRMSIAREELNVLLGQDPATIFTVSQEIAIPELSVDFEQVRDLAIERNSSLRSAQLAKKVADRNVQTAYSPFMPKLSLQANYGYSDQTNNSKAGQYPGHNIGTKTTTGTVGLSLSHLTCSMVAATRSTCKTQESRQQTRLWHWPMRKTG
- a CDS encoding caspase family protein, coding for MRKLLTLVAILCCLLLMLACSETPTTSSGGETAIKLEARPEFIDTRPADVIATFIMQPSTDQVMWKKPPPPPPDTGSADPNPNPAHKYAYVVGISDYEGTVNDLQFCDDDARDMKSFLISQGFSVQMDLDRNATADAITAGLQWLVNQAAPGDEIAFCYSGHGAKAPGYGSSIISTDLYYVTHGYVMSIFNSANCSKNLVTLDACVIGDFHSDAQTGTFMATASNRTNSYDAPDLQQGAWTYFFLEAAVDLDFPYAEDVAPYAEDGMEAWASQYHLRVSPKHTDKYSGKFDM
- a CDS encoding cation diffusion facilitator family transporter — protein: MHMHTADRLKHSHRFHSDNRKGERGTYRVIVLTGIMMIIEIIAGLLTNSMALLADGWHMCTHMAALGIAAFAYYLARRHADDKRYSFGTGKIGTLGGFASAVFLAVVALLMAGESIHRFFSPLEIDFNMALLVAASGLIVNLVSAGMLKDHSHDGHHDHNLKAAYLHVLADALTSVTAIVALLAGKLLGWVWMDPIMGIVGAAVICVWSYGLLRQTGAILLDRQADPKTISRIREILECDSECRIADLHIWRVGSHHLSAIVCIVTHSPKPPAYYKDLLCEIPDLDHIAVEVNACSQEIYAKDKQ